A genomic window from Flavobacterium phycosphaerae includes:
- a CDS encoding OmpH family outer membrane protein — protein MLKKFPLLLLLFILFISGFTILYFKNANNSIVYVDNYKLFEGFRMTKELKEAGEKELRFKKIQLDSLQFLLNKAADNTSRSAIMQQLINQKQAIEEFQSNYSQSNSEKIWERISNYTKDFAELKHYDLVIGSNGKEQLLYGKKDKDVTVLLLDYLNKRYEGFQ, from the coding sequence ATGCTTAAAAAATTCCCACTACTACTTTTATTGTTTATTTTATTTATTTCCGGTTTTACCATTTTATATTTCAAAAATGCTAATAATTCGATTGTTTATGTGGATAATTATAAATTATTTGAAGGATTTAGGATGACTAAAGAACTTAAAGAAGCCGGAGAAAAAGAATTGCGATTCAAAAAAATCCAATTAGACTCGTTGCAATTTTTACTTAATAAAGCTGCTGACAATACTTCAAGATCAGCAATAATGCAACAATTAATCAATCAAAAGCAAGCTATAGAAGAATTTCAATCAAATTACAGTCAGTCAAATTCCGAAAAGATATGGGAAAGAATTTCGAACTACACCAAGGACTTTGCTGAATTGAAGCACTATGATTTAGTTATTGGCTCTAATGGCAAGGAGCAACTTTTGTATGGAAAAAAGGATAAAGATGTTACCGTTTTATTGTTGGACTATCTAAATAAAAGATATGAAGGTTTTCAATAA
- a CDS encoding tyrosine-type recombinase/integrase has translation MKTRFYLRKGTKSYSINFEYRNSYGNIRLRTSTGFTILNPKEWDAKKERLKLPSSVLNAANINLNLSAAIFKFNKSIMYINEDELSEIHAQKIMYVAFGKSNNIYTEKTNFTKRNLIEYYEWFLDYYSMNNSPYTNKNLTLGTIKTYRTGLSRLQEYIEDRKLKSFSFNDCNRDFYNDYISYLTAKNYSKNYIGTIIQKLKTVLGYAFDEGIHSNVEFKKNYFSKFAEEIDHVYLSTEELKRIMDLDLQNSVLEIVRDIFLIGCNTGLRISDILSLLKKTNQIIFTEADVKYFKIKQIKTSSTVIIPLNSVVNDIINKYKGSLPKYQHLKVINENIKKICKRANITENHIIRRTEGGKEVEYEFPKYKLVSSHTARRSFCTNAYKSGMPIQDIMAISGHKTERVFLNYVKVEKVENAKRIAKYSFFH, from the coding sequence ATGAAAACACGATTTTATCTTAGAAAAGGGACTAAAAGCTATTCAATTAATTTTGAATACAGAAATTCATATGGAAACATTCGGTTAAGAACTTCAACTGGATTTACAATTCTTAACCCTAAAGAATGGGATGCCAAAAAGGAACGATTAAAACTTCCGTCATCAGTATTGAATGCTGCGAATATTAATTTGAATTTATCCGCTGCTATTTTCAAATTCAACAAATCTATTATGTATATCAACGAAGATGAATTATCTGAAATACATGCACAAAAGATAATGTATGTTGCCTTTGGTAAGAGCAATAATATTTACACTGAAAAAACGAATTTTACCAAGAGAAATTTGATTGAATACTATGAATGGTTTTTAGATTATTATTCCATGAACAATAGCCCATACACTAATAAAAATCTAACATTAGGTACTATCAAAACATACAGAACTGGATTATCAAGGCTCCAAGAATATATTGAAGACAGAAAATTAAAAAGTTTTTCATTTAACGATTGTAATAGGGATTTTTACAATGATTATATAAGTTATTTGACCGCCAAAAATTACTCTAAAAACTATATTGGTACAATCATTCAAAAACTTAAAACAGTATTGGGTTATGCCTTTGATGAAGGGATACATAGTAATGTAGAATTTAAGAAAAACTATTTTTCCAAATTTGCAGAAGAGATAGATCATGTTTATTTATCTACGGAAGAACTAAAGAGAATTATGGATTTAGATCTACAAAATTCTGTCTTAGAAATTGTTAGAGATATTTTTTTAATTGGATGTAATACAGGATTGAGAATTTCTGATATACTATCGTTACTTAAAAAGACAAATCAAATAATTTTCACAGAAGCTGACGTGAAATATTTTAAAATAAAGCAAATCAAAACTTCAAGTACAGTTATTATACCCCTTAATTCTGTCGTCAATGATATCATCAATAAATATAAGGGGAGCTTACCTAAATATCAACATCTTAAGGTTATTAATGAAAACATTAAAAAAATCTGTAAAAGAGCAAATATTACTGAAAATCATATTATAAGAAGAACTGAAGGTGGAAAGGAAGTAGAATACGAATTCCCTAAATATAAACTTGTTTCCTCGCACACAGCCAGAAGATCATTTTGTACAAATGCCTATAAATCTGGAATGCCAATTCAAGATATAATGGCTATTAGTGGCCATAAAACGGAGCGTGTTTTTCTAAATTATGTAAAGGTTGAAAAAGTGGAGAATGCTAAAAGAATTGCGAAATATTCTTTTTTTCATTGA
- a CDS encoding MerR family transcriptional regulator: protein MNNVKNVFSIKDLENLTGIKAHTIRIWEKRYNVLEPMRTETNIRLYDVTNLQKLLNITLLHNHGYKISNISKLSKERIPELVNEIISEKSVKHHAISSFKMAMMNFDQTLFFSTYNRLLSERSFREVFYDVFIPLIQEVGMLWQADTITPAHEHFISHLIKQKLLTNTEEVQSVSPSKEDKVFVLYLPMNEIHELGLMFLNYEILNHGYKTIYLGESVPLDSLKDLKKYFDNIIFVCYMTVEPNKSEVNDYIKKAKKEILEESSSLWAIGRATESIEKEQLDEKFSIFNSIKGLVDFL, encoded by the coding sequence ATGAACAATGTTAAAAATGTCTTTAGCATAAAAGACTTAGAAAATCTCACCGGAATCAAAGCGCACACCATACGTATTTGGGAAAAAAGGTATAACGTCTTGGAGCCTATGCGAACCGAAACTAATATTCGTCTGTATGATGTAACAAATCTTCAGAAACTTTTAAACATTACGCTACTTCATAACCATGGCTATAAAATTTCGAATATCTCAAAGCTTTCCAAAGAGCGTATTCCGGAATTAGTCAACGAAATCATCTCTGAGAAAAGCGTAAAACATCATGCCATAAGCTCCTTTAAAATGGCTATGATGAATTTTGATCAGACTTTATTTTTCTCGACATACAACCGATTGCTTTCAGAAAGGTCGTTTCGTGAAGTATTTTATGATGTCTTTATCCCTTTAATTCAAGAAGTCGGGATGCTGTGGCAAGCAGATACTATAACACCCGCTCATGAGCATTTTATTTCACATTTAATCAAACAAAAATTACTCACCAATACCGAAGAAGTACAATCAGTGTCTCCATCAAAAGAAGATAAAGTCTTTGTGCTTTATCTACCTATGAATGAAATTCATGAGTTGGGTTTGATGTTTTTGAATTATGAAATTCTGAACCATGGTTATAAAACTATTTATCTTGGTGAAAGTGTTCCGCTTGACAGTTTAAAAGATTTAAAAAAGTATTTCGACAACATTATATTTGTCTGCTATATGACTGTTGAACCTAACAAATCAGAGGTAAATGACTACATTAAAAAGGCAAAAAAAGAAATCTTAGAGGAATCTTCCAGTTTATGGGCCATTGGTAGAGCTACTGAATCTATTGAAAAAGAGCAATTGGATGAAAAATTTAGTATATTTAATTCCATCAAAGGGTTAG